A window of Dyella terrae contains these coding sequences:
- the ftsZ gene encoding cell division protein FtsZ has translation MFELIEKLAPNAVIKVIGVGGGGGNAVAHMLNANIDGVEFVVANTDAQAMKNCGSRTHLQLGANVTKGLGAGANPEVGRQAALEDRERIEEMLDGADMVFITAGMGGGTGTGAAPVVAQLAKEKGILTVAVVTKPFPFEGRRRMQVAMKGIEDLSQHVDSLITVPNEKLLSVLGREVTLLNAFKAANDVLQGAVQGIADLITSPGLINVDFADVRTVMSEMGMAMMGSGTARGDDRAQAAAEAAINNPLLEDVNLNGACGILVNVTAGPNLTMREFDEIGRVIHDFASEDATVVIGTSLDPEMQDDVRVTVVATGLNRAVSRQPVRPVATQQVEMRQRPRPVVLRTGTGNEVVDYAQPETVASTTRADGPAKSADPSFDYLDIPAFLRRQAD, from the coding sequence ATGTTTGAACTGATCGAAAAACTCGCACCGAATGCAGTGATCAAAGTGATTGGCGTGGGTGGCGGCGGCGGTAACGCCGTGGCGCACATGCTCAATGCAAACATCGATGGCGTCGAATTCGTCGTCGCCAACACCGACGCGCAGGCCATGAAGAATTGTGGCTCGCGCACGCACCTGCAGCTGGGCGCCAATGTCACCAAGGGCCTGGGCGCAGGCGCGAACCCCGAAGTAGGCCGCCAGGCCGCGCTGGAAGACCGTGAGCGCATCGAGGAAATGCTCGATGGCGCCGACATGGTGTTCATCACCGCGGGCATGGGCGGTGGCACCGGTACCGGCGCTGCGCCGGTGGTGGCTCAGCTGGCCAAGGAAAAGGGCATCCTGACCGTGGCCGTGGTGACCAAGCCGTTCCCGTTCGAAGGCCGTCGTCGCATGCAGGTTGCGATGAAAGGTATCGAGGACCTCTCGCAGCACGTGGATTCGCTGATCACCGTGCCCAACGAGAAGCTGCTCTCGGTGCTCGGTCGCGAAGTCACCCTGCTCAATGCGTTCAAGGCCGCCAACGACGTGCTGCAGGGCGCCGTGCAGGGTATCGCCGACCTCATCACCTCGCCGGGCCTGATCAACGTCGACTTTGCCGACGTCCGCACCGTGATGTCCGAAATGGGCATGGCGATGATGGGTTCGGGTACCGCCCGTGGCGATGACCGCGCCCAGGCCGCCGCCGAAGCTGCCATCAACAACCCGTTGCTCGAAGACGTCAATCTCAATGGCGCCTGCGGCATCCTGGTGAACGTCACCGCCGGTCCGAACCTGACGATGCGCGAATTCGACGAGATCGGTCGCGTGATCCACGACTTCGCCAGCGAAGACGCCACCGTGGTGATCGGTACCTCGCTTGACCCGGAAATGCAGGACGACGTCCGCGTGACGGTCGTGGCTACCGGCCTCAACCGTGCCGTGTCGCGTCAGCCGGTCCGTCCGGTCGCCACCCAGCAGGTCGAAATGCGCCAGCGTCCGCGTCCGGTCGTGCTTCGCACGGGCACGGGCAACGAAGTGGTGGATTACGCCCAGCCGGAGACCGTGGCCTCGACGACCCGTGCCGATGGCCCGGCCAAGAGTGCCGATCCGAGCTTTGACTACCTGGATATCCCGGCCTTCCTGCGTCGCCAGGCCGACTAA
- a CDS encoding M23 family metallopeptidase, with the protein MQIILVSRTKRVPKTFNLADRRLRFRLAAITAGAVLACAGLGATVALAVASPRDRALADIKQLRDQVAQQNAQLGGVRKDAQRDIDALAMKLGQLQAQSTRLNALGERLTQVGKIGEGEFNFDQNPGVGGVEDSVDGGAYPLPQTLNASIDQLAGQFDSQQAQLSALQSFLLDARVESNLKPTGMPVEGGYISSYFGGRPDPFSGHSARHTGIDISTPTGTPVLAVAEGMVTFAGIRSGYGDVIEIDHGNGYMTRYAHNSKLVVHPGQRVHVGDVVAKAGSTGRSTGSHVHFEVWYKGNVVNPLAYVRNHR; encoded by the coding sequence ATGCAAATCATACTAGTGTCACGCACCAAGCGGGTGCCGAAAACATTCAATCTGGCCGACCGGCGCTTGCGCTTTCGGCTGGCAGCCATCACCGCCGGTGCCGTACTTGCTTGCGCAGGCCTCGGTGCCACGGTGGCACTGGCTGTCGCCAGTCCGCGCGATCGCGCGCTGGCTGATATCAAGCAACTGCGCGATCAGGTCGCCCAGCAAAACGCCCAGCTTGGCGGCGTTCGCAAGGATGCGCAGCGCGATATCGACGCGCTGGCCATGAAGCTCGGACAACTCCAGGCGCAATCCACGCGTCTCAATGCCCTCGGTGAACGCCTGACCCAGGTCGGCAAGATCGGCGAAGGCGAATTCAATTTCGACCAGAACCCCGGCGTCGGCGGCGTGGAAGACAGCGTGGATGGCGGTGCGTATCCGCTGCCGCAGACGCTCAATGCCAGCATCGACCAGCTGGCCGGCCAGTTCGACAGCCAGCAGGCGCAGTTGTCGGCGCTGCAAAGTTTCCTGCTCGACGCGCGCGTCGAGTCCAATCTCAAGCCAACCGGCATGCCCGTCGAGGGCGGCTACATCTCATCCTACTTTGGCGGTCGCCCCGATCCGTTCAGCGGGCACTCCGCGCGCCATACCGGCATCGATATTTCCACGCCGACCGGTACGCCGGTCCTGGCCGTGGCCGAAGGCATGGTGACGTTTGCGGGCATCCGCAGCGGCTATGGCGACGTGATCGAGATCGATCATGGCAACGGCTACATGACCCGTTATGCCCACAACAGCAAGCTGGTGGTGCATCCGGGGCAGCGCGTGCACGTCGGGGATGTGGTGGCCAAGGCCGGTTCCACCGGACGTTCCACAGGTTCGCATGTGCATTTTGAAGTCTGGTACAAGGGCAACGTCGTCAATCCGCTGGCGTACGTCCGAAATCACCGGTAA
- the secA gene encoding preprotein translocase subunit SecA, protein MLNRALTSLFGSRNERVLRQLSKSVTRINALEAEFQELSDDALRAKTDEFKQRIATGESLDKLLPEAFAVVREGAKRVLGMRHYDVQMIGGMVLHSGRIAEMRTGEGKTLVGTLPVYLNALEGKGVHVVTVNDYLARRDSAQMGKLYNFLGLSVGVVWPGMDHSDKAAAYAADITYGTNNEFGFDYLRDNMASSKDQRYQRGLNYAIVDEVDSILIDEARTPLIISGPAEDSPQLYIAVNKIVPKMHRQEKEDGAGDYWVDEKQKQVHLSEEGMSHADELLRQAGVIDADSGLYDSKNLAVVHHLNAALRANAIYHRDVDYIVRDGEVVIVDEFTGRTLPGRRWSDGLHQAVEAKEGVPIQRENQTLATITFQNLFRMYKKLAGMTGTADTEAYEFQQIYGLEVVVIPTHKPMIRKDNPDMVFLGQQAKYDAVIEDIQDCHKRGQPVLVGTTSIEVSELLSTLLTKAKIPHEVLNAKQHEREAHIVAQAGAPGSVTIATNMAGRGTDIVLGGSLEAALQALPETATDADRAKVKTEWKKKHEQVLEAGGLHIVGTERHESRRIDNQLRGRSGRQGDPGSSRFYLSLEDNLLRIFAGDWVGRWMRMFGMKENEALEDRMVSRQIEKAQRKVEQHNFDIRKHLLEFDDVANDQRKVIYSQRDELLEVDDVSDTVRDIRDDVVADVVHRYVPADSIDDQWDLAGLDRELESEFGLSLQLMHWVEEQHEIDAGMILKHVQQGMDELFKAKEAQIGPDTMRQLEKHIMLSVVDNAWKEHLASMDYLRQGIYLRGYAQKQPKQEFKRESFELFSSMLERIKTEVVQMLARIRVRSEEEVAAMEAEQQRMADRLARQMQATGGGAPVGALGADPEALALGSMVAADAAGAQGPKVGRNDPCPCGSGKKFKHCHGQLS, encoded by the coding sequence ATGCTTAATCGCGCTCTGACCAGCCTTTTCGGTAGCCGCAACGAACGTGTGCTGCGCCAGCTTTCCAAGTCCGTTACGCGCATCAATGCGCTCGAGGCGGAATTCCAGGAGCTGAGCGACGACGCCCTGCGCGCCAAGACCGACGAGTTCAAGCAGCGCATCGCCACCGGTGAGTCGCTGGACAAGCTCCTGCCGGAAGCATTCGCCGTCGTGCGCGAAGGCGCAAAGCGCGTGCTCGGCATGCGCCACTATGACGTGCAGATGATCGGCGGCATGGTCCTGCATTCCGGTCGCATTGCCGAAATGCGCACGGGTGAAGGCAAGACCCTGGTCGGTACGTTGCCGGTGTACCTCAACGCGCTCGAAGGCAAGGGCGTGCACGTGGTGACGGTGAACGACTACCTGGCACGTCGTGACTCGGCGCAGATGGGCAAGCTCTACAACTTCCTCGGCCTGAGCGTTGGCGTGGTGTGGCCGGGCATGGATCACTCCGACAAGGCCGCCGCGTACGCTGCTGACATCACGTACGGCACCAACAACGAATTCGGTTTCGACTATCTTCGCGACAACATGGCGTCGAGCAAGGACCAGCGCTACCAGCGCGGCCTGAACTACGCCATCGTCGACGAAGTCGACTCCATTCTTATCGACGAGGCGCGCACGCCGCTGATCATTTCCGGCCCGGCCGAAGATTCCCCGCAGCTGTACATCGCGGTGAACAAGATCGTGCCGAAGATGCATCGCCAGGAAAAGGAAGACGGCGCCGGCGACTACTGGGTCGACGAAAAGCAGAAGCAGGTGCACCTGTCCGAAGAGGGCATGTCGCACGCGGACGAACTGCTGCGCCAGGCTGGCGTGATCGACGCCGACAGTGGCCTGTACGACTCCAAGAACCTCGCGGTCGTGCATCACCTCAATGCCGCGTTGCGCGCGAACGCCATCTATCACCGCGACGTTGATTACATCGTGCGCGATGGCGAAGTGGTGATCGTTGACGAATTCACCGGTCGTACGCTGCCGGGTCGTCGCTGGTCCGATGGCCTGCACCAGGCCGTGGAAGCGAAGGAAGGCGTGCCGATCCAGCGCGAAAATCAGACGCTCGCGACGATCACCTTCCAGAACCTCTTCCGCATGTACAAGAAGCTGGCCGGCATGACCGGTACGGCTGATACCGAAGCCTACGAATTCCAGCAGATCTACGGCCTGGAAGTGGTGGTGATCCCCACCCACAAGCCGATGATCCGCAAGGACAACCCTGACATGGTTTTCCTTGGCCAGCAGGCCAAGTACGACGCCGTGATCGAGGACATCCAGGATTGCCACAAGCGCGGGCAGCCGGTGCTGGTGGGTACCACCTCCATCGAAGTGTCCGAGCTGCTGTCCACGCTGCTGACCAAGGCGAAGATTCCGCACGAAGTGCTCAACGCCAAGCAGCATGAGCGCGAAGCGCATATCGTCGCCCAGGCCGGTGCGCCGGGTTCGGTGACGATCGCCACCAACATGGCCGGTCGCGGTACTGACATCGTGCTCGGCGGCAGCCTCGAAGCGGCGCTGCAGGCGTTGCCGGAAACGGCGACCGATGCCGATCGCGCCAAGGTCAAGACCGAGTGGAAGAAGAAGCACGAGCAGGTGCTGGAGGCCGGTGGCCTGCACATCGTCGGTACCGAGCGCCACGAGTCGCGTCGTATCGACAACCAGCTGCGTGGTCGTTCGGGCCGCCAGGGTGACCCGGGTTCGTCGCGCTTCTATCTGTCGCTGGAAGACAACCTGCTGCGCATCTTTGCGGGCGACTGGGTCGGTCGCTGGATGCGCATGTTCGGCATGAAGGAAAACGAAGCGCTGGAAGACCGCATGGTCAGTCGCCAGATCGAAAAGGCGCAGCGCAAGGTCGAACAGCACAACTTCGATATCCGTAAGCACCTGCTCGAATTCGACGACGTCGCCAACGATCAGCGCAAGGTGATCTACAGCCAGCGCGATGAGCTCCTCGAAGTCGACGACGTGTCCGACACCGTGCGCGATATCCGCGACGACGTGGTGGCCGATGTGGTGCATCGTTATGTCCCGGCGGACAGCATCGATGACCAGTGGGATCTGGCGGGTCTGGATCGTGAGCTGGAGAGCGAGTTCGGCCTGTCGCTGCAGCTCATGCACTGGGTCGAAGAGCAGCACGAGATTGACGCCGGCATGATCCTCAAGCATGTCCAGCAGGGCATGGACGAGCTGTTCAAGGCCAAGGAAGCGCAGATCGGTCCGGACACCATGCGTCAGCTTGAAAAGCACATCATGCTGAGCGTGGTCGACAACGCCTGGAAGGAACATCTGGCAAGCATGGACTACCTGCGCCAGGGCATCTACCTGCGCGGTTACGCGCAGAAGCAGCCGAAGCAGGAGTTCAAGCGCGAGTCGTTCGAACTGTTCTCCAGCATGCTCGAGCGCATCAAGACCGAAGTGGTGCAGATGCTGGCGCGCATCCGCGTTCGCAGCGAGGAGGAAGTCGCTGCGATGGAAGCAGAACAGCAGCGCATGGCCGATCGCCTCGCCCGTCAGATGCAGGCCACGGGCGGCGGTGCCCCGGTGGGCGCGCTCGGTGCAGATCCGGAAGCGCTGGCATTGGGCAGCATGGTGGCGGCTGATGCTGCTGGCGCGCAGGGCCCCAAGGTCGGACGCAACGATCCTTGCCCCTGCGGTTCGGGCAAGAAGTTCAAGCACTGCCACGGGCAGTTGAGCTGA
- the pdxA gene encoding 4-hydroxythreonine-4-phosphate dehydrogenase PdxA — protein MNANALPRLAVTAGEPAGVGPELLIRLAATSLAANFVAVTDRRLLERAAARCGAAIRLIDDDGLPVDHRDPGTLRVRHVDLGAPETPGHPDPANAQHVLSTLLEAADGCMAGRYDAVVTAPLQKASINDAGVRFSGHTEFFAEHSRSQVVMMLASPELRVALATTHLPLSRVPAAITAEGLQKTLHIVHDEMRAKFAIAQPRIAVLGLNPHAGEDGHLGREELDIIIPVLDALRAQGMTLIGPMPADTAFVPAQRSRYDAVLAMYHDQALPVLKSEAFDRTVNLTLGLPFIRTSVDHGTALDLAGTGRADPSSLIAAVTMALDLIARRRAA, from the coding sequence TTGAACGCGAACGCACTACCCCGGCTCGCCGTCACCGCTGGCGAACCGGCGGGCGTCGGCCCCGAACTGCTGATCCGATTGGCCGCCACTTCGCTGGCGGCCAATTTCGTTGCGGTCACCGATCGCCGGTTACTTGAGCGTGCCGCGGCGCGGTGCGGTGCAGCCATCCGTCTGATCGACGACGATGGTTTGCCGGTCGATCATCGGGATCCGGGAACTCTGCGCGTCCGCCATGTCGACCTGGGCGCACCGGAGACACCGGGACACCCGGATCCCGCCAATGCGCAGCACGTGCTTTCGACCCTGCTCGAAGCCGCCGATGGCTGCATGGCCGGTCGCTACGACGCCGTGGTCACCGCACCATTGCAAAAGGCGTCGATCAACGACGCGGGCGTGCGCTTCAGCGGTCACACCGAGTTCTTCGCCGAACACAGCCGCAGCCAAGTCGTGATGATGCTGGCCAGCCCGGAGCTGCGCGTGGCGCTGGCGACCACGCATTTGCCGTTGTCGCGCGTGCCTGCGGCGATCACTGCCGAGGGCCTGCAGAAGACGTTGCACATCGTCCACGACGAAATGCGCGCGAAGTTCGCTATCGCCCAACCCCGCATCGCCGTGCTCGGACTCAATCCGCATGCCGGTGAAGACGGACACCTTGGACGCGAAGAGCTCGACATCATCATTCCCGTGCTCGACGCCTTGCGCGCGCAGGGCATGACGCTGATCGGGCCGATGCCGGCGGACACTGCTTTCGTGCCGGCACAACGATCGCGTTACGACGCGGTGCTGGCGATGTATCACGACCAGGCCTTGCCGGTGCTCAAGAGCGAAGCCTTCGATCGCACGGTCAATCTCACCCTGGGATTGCCCTTCATTCGCACGTCGGTCGATCACGGCACCGCACTCGACCTGGCCGGTACCGGCCGCGCGGATCCATCCAGCCTGATCGCCGCGGTGACCATGGCGCTCGACCTGATCGCGCGTCGACGCGCGGCCTGA
- a CDS encoding symmetrical bis(5'-nucleosyl)-tetraphosphatase has protein sequence MATYAIGDVQGCLPELQKLLDKLNFDPAQDRLWFCGDLVNRGGESLGTLRFIHRIRESVIVTLGNHDLSLLAIAQRRPEAQSKVNPELREVLFADDAPVLFEWLRTQKLLHHDEQLGWTMVHAGMAPAWTLRQAQRSAQEVERELSSPRHARILKNLFGNRPAAWSSRLQGIERLRASINTLTRMRYCDIHGRIDFESKGIPGTQKPGMYPWFEVPGMKRRENTRIVCGHWSALGRFAGLGIYAIDTGCVWGGQLTALRLDTEEPQYIAVNAEPHRKRLPGGD, from the coding sequence ATGGCTACGTACGCGATTGGCGACGTCCAGGGTTGCCTCCCCGAGCTTCAGAAGCTGCTGGACAAGCTGAACTTCGACCCAGCCCAGGACCGCCTGTGGTTCTGCGGTGACCTGGTCAACCGCGGAGGCGAGTCGCTGGGTACGCTGCGCTTCATCCATCGGATTCGCGAGAGCGTCATCGTCACGCTCGGCAATCACGACCTCAGCTTGCTGGCGATTGCGCAGCGACGACCTGAGGCGCAATCGAAGGTCAATCCGGAACTGCGCGAGGTGCTGTTTGCCGATGACGCCCCGGTGCTGTTCGAGTGGCTGCGTACGCAGAAACTGCTGCATCACGACGAACAGCTGGGATGGACGATGGTCCATGCCGGCATGGCACCTGCGTGGACACTGCGCCAGGCGCAGCGCTCGGCGCAGGAAGTCGAGCGTGAGCTCTCGAGCCCCAGGCACGCGCGCATTCTCAAGAATCTGTTCGGCAATCGTCCGGCCGCGTGGTCGAGCCGACTGCAGGGCATCGAGCGTCTGCGCGCCTCGATCAACACGCTGACGCGCATGCGCTATTGCGATATCCATGGCCGCATCGACTTCGAGAGCAAGGGCATTCCGGGCACGCAAAAGCCGGGCATGTATCCCTGGTTCGAAGTGCCCGGCATGAAGCGTCGCGAGAACACGCGCATCGTGTGTGGCCACTGGTCGGCGCTCGGTCGCTTCGCTGGCCTGGGCATCTATGCCATCGACACAGGCTGCGTGTGGGGCGGACAACTCACGGCACTGCGCCTCGACACCGAGGAGCCGCAGTACATCGCGGTGAATGCGGAGCCGCATCGCAAGCGCCTCCCCGGCGGGGACTGA
- the apaG gene encoding Co2+/Mg2+ efflux protein ApaG, with protein MTEKASYTIDVQVETRFVPDQSKPGDNRYVFAYTVTLRNDGDVPARLLGRHWIITDANGKVEEVRGEGVVGEQPWMRPGDDYEYTSGAVLETAVGTMHGSYEMLADDGTRFEAPIPAFTLSIPRTLH; from the coding sequence ATGACTGAGAAAGCTTCCTACACGATCGACGTGCAGGTCGAAACACGCTTCGTCCCCGACCAGTCCAAGCCCGGTGACAATCGATATGTGTTCGCCTACACGGTAACTTTGCGCAACGACGGCGACGTGCCGGCGCGCCTGCTCGGCCGCCACTGGATCATTACCGACGCCAACGGCAAGGTTGAGGAAGTTCGCGGCGAAGGCGTGGTCGGCGAACAGCCGTGGATGCGCCCCGGCGACGATTACGAGTACACCTCCGGCGCCGTACTTGAAACGGCTGTAGGCACGATGCACGGAAGCTACGAGATGCTCGCCGACGACGGCACGCGCTTCGAGGCCCCCATCCCTGCCTTTACCCTCTCCATTCCGCGTACGCTGCACTGA
- a CDS encoding peptidylprolyl isomerase, with the protein MKQPLALFLLAVASVATVLPAHAQLLPQAEANKPLDRIVAVVDDGVILQSELDDAVRSVQQQYASQPGQLPPLDVLRRQVLDRLVLMRLQVQRADEQGIRVSDQDVDQAVNAVAQQNRMTPEQLRSAVEQDGSSFASFRKQLSEQLIAQRLHESVVRDSVSVTDSEINNLLASPTYKAGEVHLAHIQISIPSGGTASDIQSAQAKAQQAMDAIKGGMDFNAAAIRFSDAQDALDGGDLGWRRMDEVPPAFADAVGTMKPGDVSPALRGPTGFHILKLVETRAPQRQVVPEFHARQILIKPSELLTPEQAHQKAQDIYNRIVNKKEDFSKLAKENSKDNTTANAGGDMGWFPQQAWGSIIAQQLGQLKDDQVSQPFQSEAGWHILQRLGERQSDRTDEIERDQARQAIGNRKAEQAYEDYLREMRSNAYVDILVPDLRDPNQPNKKS; encoded by the coding sequence ATGAAGCAGCCTCTCGCGTTGTTCCTCCTCGCGGTCGCCTCCGTGGCGACCGTCCTGCCCGCGCATGCCCAGCTCCTGCCGCAGGCGGAGGCCAACAAGCCGCTCGACCGTATCGTCGCTGTCGTCGACGATGGTGTGATCCTGCAAAGCGAGCTGGACGACGCCGTCCGCTCCGTGCAGCAGCAGTACGCCAGCCAGCCGGGCCAGCTCCCGCCGCTGGATGTTCTGCGCCGTCAGGTGCTCGACCGTCTCGTGCTGATGCGCCTGCAGGTCCAGCGTGCCGACGAGCAGGGCATCCGCGTGTCCGACCAGGACGTGGACCAGGCCGTCAATGCCGTGGCCCAGCAGAACCGCATGACGCCGGAACAGCTGCGCTCCGCCGTGGAGCAGGATGGCTCGAGCTTTGCCTCGTTCCGCAAGCAGCTGTCCGAACAGCTCATCGCCCAGCGCCTGCATGAAAGCGTCGTGCGCGATTCGGTATCGGTGACCGACAGCGAAATCAACAACCTGCTGGCCAGCCCCACCTACAAGGCCGGTGAGGTGCATCTGGCGCACATCCAGATCAGCATTCCGTCCGGTGGCACGGCCTCCGACATCCAGTCGGCCCAGGCCAAGGCCCAGCAGGCGATGGACGCGATCAAGGGCGGCATGGACTTCAATGCCGCGGCCATCCGCTTCTCCGACGCCCAGGATGCCCTGGACGGTGGCGACCTTGGCTGGCGCCGCATGGACGAAGTCCCGCCGGCCTTTGCCGACGCCGTGGGCACCATGAAGCCGGGCGATGTCAGCCCTGCCCTGCGTGGTCCGACGGGCTTCCATATTCTCAAGCTGGTCGAGACCCGTGCGCCGCAGCGCCAGGTGGTACCGGAGTTCCACGCCCGCCAGATCCTGATCAAGCCCAGCGAACTGCTGACGCCGGAACAGGCGCACCAGAAGGCGCAGGACATCTACAACCGCATCGTCAACAAGAAAGAAGACTTCTCGAAGCTGGCGAAGGAAAACTCCAAGGACAACACCACGGCCAATGCCGGCGGTGACATGGGTTGGTTCCCGCAGCAGGCCTGGGGCTCGATCATTGCCCAGCAGCTGGGTCAGCTGAAGGACGATCAGGTCTCGCAGCCGTTCCAGAGCGAAGCGGGCTGGCACATCCTGCAGCGACTGGGTGAGCGTCAGAGCGACCGTACGGACGAGATCGAGCGCGACCAGGCGCGCCAGGCCATCGGCAACCGCAAGGCCGAGCAGGCGTACGAGGATTACCTGCGCGAAATGCGCTCGAACGCCTACGTCGACATCCTGGTACCGGACCTGCGCGACCCGAACCAGCCAAACAAGAAGTCCTGA
- a CDS encoding DciA family protein, with amino-acid sequence MQRDTPYVPRRTGSGLKALTECGPFASLARKAGELDALDRALRQTLPSPLREQVRFANLRDGRLAFLAPTPALAARLRLLQAQILATARAIGVRAWYVSVKVAPPPPVETIPDRTKPLSPRAASHLKAAAVSVTDPELRRLFLELASIAETSVSRKNPGD; translated from the coding sequence ATGCAGCGCGATACGCCCTACGTTCCTCGCCGCACCGGATCCGGACTAAAAGCCCTCACCGAATGTGGCCCCTTCGCTTCGCTGGCTCGTAAAGCCGGCGAGCTGGACGCGTTGGACCGCGCACTGCGCCAGACGTTGCCATCACCACTGCGAGAACAAGTTCGTTTTGCGAACCTGCGTGACGGGCGCCTTGCGTTTTTGGCTCCTACACCTGCGTTGGCAGCCAGGCTGCGCCTTCTTCAGGCACAAATCCTCGCCACCGCACGCGCCATCGGCGTGCGAGCCTGGTACGTCTCCGTGAAAGTGGCCCCCCCTCCGCCGGTCGAAACCATACCGGATCGGACAAAACCGCTTTCGCCTCGTGCCGCAAGCCATCTCAAGGCTGCGGCGGTCTCTGTGACAGACCCCGAATTGCGGCGTCTGTTCCTCGAGCTGGCGTCCATCGCCGAAACTTCTGTTTCCCGGAAAAACCCAGGCGATTGA
- the rsmA gene encoding 16S rRNA (adenine(1518)-N(6)/adenine(1519)-N(6))-dimethyltransferase RsmA — protein MNARPKKSFGQHFLHEKRYIERIVSAISPKDGDVVVEIGPGEGALTLPLLAVAHKMTAIELDTDLIPDLQARAAAVGELEIIHSDVLKVDFSELARARGVERLRIAGNLPYYISSPILFHCVDHSSAIQDMHFMLQKEVVDRMAAEPGSKVYGRLSVMLQLACRVEPLFTVPPGAFRPPPKVDSAVVRVIPLPAAERHDADPRRVHDIVKAAFAQRRKTLNNALRQVMDSEAIRSADVDPKARAETLSPADFVRLAKVPVLPA, from the coding sequence ATGAACGCCCGCCCCAAGAAGAGCTTCGGCCAACACTTCCTGCACGAGAAGCGCTACATCGAACGCATCGTCAGCGCCATTTCACCCAAGGATGGCGACGTCGTGGTGGAGATTGGCCCGGGTGAAGGCGCACTCACCCTGCCCCTCCTGGCCGTGGCCCACAAGATGACGGCGATCGAACTGGATACCGACCTGATCCCCGATCTGCAGGCGCGTGCCGCTGCCGTTGGTGAGCTGGAGATCATTCACTCGGACGTCCTCAAGGTTGATTTTTCCGAGCTCGCCCGCGCTCGTGGCGTGGAACGCCTGCGCATCGCTGGCAACTTGCCCTACTACATTTCCAGCCCGATCCTGTTTCATTGCGTGGACCACAGCAGCGCGATCCAGGACATGCACTTCATGTTGCAGAAGGAAGTGGTCGACCGCATGGCCGCCGAGCCCGGCAGCAAGGTCTATGGACGACTCTCGGTCATGTTGCAGCTCGCCTGCCGCGTCGAACCCCTCTTCACGGTGCCACCGGGCGCGTTCCGGCCCCCGCCGAAGGTCGATTCCGCCGTGGTGCGCGTTATCCCGCTGCCTGCCGCCGAGCGCCATGATGCCGACCCCAGGCGAGTTCATGACATCGTGAAGGCCGCGTTCGCGCAACGTCGCAAGACGCTGAACAATGCCCTGCGCCAGGTCATGGACAGTGAGGCGATCCGCAGCGCCGACGTGGACCCCAAAGCCCGCGCGGAAACCCTGTCCCCCGCGGACTTCGTGCGACTCGCGAAAGTGCCCGTTTTACCGGCCTGA
- the lpxC gene encoding UDP-3-O-acyl-N-acetylglucosamine deacetylase, whose amino-acid sequence MIKQRTLKNIIRATGVGLHTGDKVYMTLRPAAPNTGIVFRRTDLNPPVDIHARPDNVGDTRLSTTLVNGDVRVSTVEHLLSAMAGLGIDNAYVDLSAPEVPIMDGSAGPFVFLLQSAGIEEQNVAKRFIRIKKPIKVQEGDKWASFEPFEGFKVGFSIEFNHPIISKRTSRAEIDFSTTSFVKEVSRARTFGFMRDIEMLREHNLALGGSMDNAVVLDDYRVLNEDGLRYEDEFVKHKILDAIGDLYLLGHSLIGAYYAHKSGHELNNKLLRTLMADATAWEEVSYQDDPATSPISYAHPAQAI is encoded by the coding sequence ATGATCAAGCAGCGTACGCTCAAAAATATTATTCGTGCCACCGGCGTCGGTCTCCATACTGGCGACAAGGTGTACATGACGCTCCGTCCGGCTGCGCCGAACACGGGCATCGTTTTCCGTCGCACCGACCTCAACCCGCCGGTCGATATTCATGCGCGTCCCGACAACGTCGGTGACACTCGCCTGTCCACCACTTTGGTGAACGGTGACGTGCGCGTTTCCACGGTTGAACATCTTCTCTCGGCCATGGCCGGCCTGGGCATCGACAATGCCTACGTCGATCTTTCCGCGCCGGAAGTGCCGATCATGGATGGCAGCGCCGGTCCCTTCGTTTTCCTGCTGCAGTCCGCAGGCATCGAAGAGCAGAACGTCGCCAAGCGCTTCATCCGCATCAAGAAGCCGATCAAGGTGCAGGAAGGCGACAAGTGGGCCAGCTTTGAGCCGTTTGAAGGCTTCAAGGTGGGCTTCTCCATCGAATTCAATCACCCGATCATCAGCAAGCGCACCTCGCGCGCCGAGATCGATTTCTCCACGACCTCGTTCGTGAAGGAAGTGAGCCGCGCCCGTACCTTCGGCTTCATGCGCGACATCGAAATGCTTCGCGAGCACAACCTCGCGCTCGGCGGCTCGATGGACAACGCCGTGGTGCTCGATGACTATCGCGTGCTCAACGAAGACGGTCTTCGTTACGAAGACGAGTTCGTGAAGCACAAGATCCTCGACGCGATCGGTGACCTGTACCTGCTCGGTCACAGCCTGATCGGCGCGTACTACGCGCACAAGTCCGGTCATGAGCTCAACAACAAGCTGCTTCGCACGCTGATGGCCGATGCCACCGCATGGGAAGAGGTCAGCTACCAGGACGATCCGGCCACCTCGCCGATCTCCTACGCCCACCCGGCTCAGGCGATCTGA